The region AAATATTCGCTGCCAACTCAGCAAGTGGCGAACGTTCACCTTTAGTCAGTGTAACGTGTGCCGCAATTGCATGGCCTTTAAATCTTTCAACCGCGTACGTTAGACCGCTGTTCGCAGAATCTACGTAAGGGTTATCAATCTGATAAACGTCACCAGTCAAAACAACTTTTGTCCCCTGACCGGCACGCGTAACAATTGTCTTGATCTCGTGCGGAGTCAAGTTTTGAGCTTCATCCACGATCAGGTATTGCTTCGGAATGCTGCGGCCGCGAATATAAGTTAGCGGTTCAATGTTTAGCATCCCCTGATTGATCAATTCCTGAGCACGACCAGCTGCTTTTTTGTCCGCACCCATCAGAAACTCAACGTTATCGAAAATGGGTTGCATCCAAGGATTTAACTTTTGCTCGATATCCCCCGGCAAGTAACCGATGTCACGCCCCATTGGGAAGATCGGACGAGAAACTAGCAATCTTTGGAACTGGCCTTGATCCAAGGTTTTATGCAAACCAGCAGCGATCGCCATCAAAGTTTTACCCGTACCGGCTTTACCAACCAAGGATACGAACATGATTTCGTCGTTCAGCAAGCAATCCAATGCAAACGCTTGTTCAACGTTACGCGCGTGAATACCCCAGATGGAATCAGCAGCTTGAACCAAAGGTACAACAGCTTTTGCTTCCAAGCTGTAGCGACCAATTGCAGAGTGATTTGGATTCGATGCATCCTTCATGATCACGTATTGGTTCGCATACAATTTCACGTCTGTTTCGAAACGTTTTTCTTTATAGAAAGAATCGATTTGTGCTGGCGTGATGCTGAGCTCTTGGTAGCCTTCGTACAAATCGTCACGGTTGATGTCGTTCGCATCATAGTCCGTTGCGATTACACCGTAGACGTCTGCTTTGATACGAAGATTGATGTCTTTCGTGATCAACTCAACTTTATAGCGCGGATGTTGTTTTTGAAGAGCTAGGGCCGTATTCAAGATACGGTTGTCAGCCTTTTGCGCGTCCATCTCTGCCGGCATACCTGCAAGCATGTAGTCCGTATTGATGTAAACCATAACTTCGGTGTTTTCAATTTGAACACCGCTTGCCAACGAGCCTTTGCCACGAAGTACGTCGATAAAGCGACTGAACTGACGAGCATTTCGACCGTTTTCACCTTGATCTCTTTTAAATCTGTCAACTTCTTCGATAACGGAGATAGGAATGTGAACGTCGGCCTCACCGAAGCGCATGATCGCCTGGGAATCGAACAGGATCACGTTGGTATCGACGACTACTTTTCTGCGTTTAGCTTTGCTCAAGGGCAACCCTCCGTAGTTAGAGCTAGATAGCTCTTAAAAAAGACAGTGGGACTTGAAGCATCCTAGCCTGAAGTGTAACCCACAGCTAAATTGCAACAAATCCCACGACCAAAGTCTACGGAAAAGGTTTCTACTAAGAAATATTAGAAACTTGCACGTCGCCCGAGTCTGTTTTCAAAGACGCGCTGACGTTTTCGATGAACTTTACAAAATGATGAAGCGCTACATCATTCAAAGTGCCTTTCACGAAATTAGCACCGTGACGAACAGTCCCTTCATCTTCGATCACGCGAACGTTAGAAACGTTGATCGTAAATGGGAAGTAAGTTGAGTGATTCAAGTAAACACGCATCGCTACTTCTTCGTCCAATTGGAATGAACCTTCTTGTAGATCCATATCGAAAGCCAAACCATTTTCAGAAATGTCGTACAAAGCGACTTTCATTAAACCTTGCTCAGGAAGCACTACGAAGGCGCCCACGAACTCTGTCAAAATGGTGCGCTTCACATCACGACGCTCACGGCTTAGCATTTCTTGGCGAGCTTCTGTCATATCAAGGACTTCGCCTTTGCTGCCTTTATGACCAATTTCCAAAGAATTCTGAGTTCTTAGGCGTTGTGTGATGTCTAAAACTTTCCCCATTTATCCCCCTGTATCGATAAGAACTTATCGGCAGAAAACGTTTCAACTTTAGCCACCTTGCACTTTGGTCCAGTTATGGCTTAAAATGAGACGATGAAGAGGATTCACGCCTTTATATTCGTAACCATGGCGATCAGCTTGCTGCTGCATCTGGGCCTTATCACTGGCGTGATAGTGTTCGGCCCCCTATTCGAAACTCCGAAGGCTGAAACCATCGAAGTAGCTTTAGATACGCCTCCAACTTCTGCTCCAGCAAAAAACTCGACAAAAAACGAACAGCAAATCGTTCGCCAGGCCCTAGCACCTGATAAACTGAAAGTTCAGGAAGACGAAACTTTGGCCCGCTTTCTTTCTGAGCAACGCCAGCGTGTAAAACAAGAAACTCAAGCTGCCGACAGCGGGATGACTGAAAACCGCACGAATACTTCGACTCTTCCAAAAAAATCTGCAGAAAAGCCTGCTAAGCAAGCTCAGCAAAAAGTGGACATCGATAAGACACAGCCTGATAAAGACGGCTATCGTACCGTGGATATCACGAAAGATCTGGCAGAAATGAATGCGTTGAACCACGGGCAATCAACCGTAGGTGAGTCATTACCGACGGACGTAAAGATCGGCTCCTTCACAGCGCTGAATACAGATCGCTATTTATTCTATTCATTCTATGCCCGCATTGAAGAGTTGGTTCGCTATCGGTGGGAAACCCGTGTGCAGACGGCCATCAATGGGATGGACCCTGCGATGGCAATGAACTTAAGCCGACGCAATTGGAACACCCAGGTAGAGTTTCTGTTAGACAAACGTGGCTTCTTACAAAAGGCGATGATCTTGAAAGAGTCTGGTGTGAAAGGCTTTGATGCTGCCGCCGTGAATGCTTTCAAAGAAGCGCGCGTCTTTCCAAACCCGCCGCAAGAAATGGTCGAAGAAGATGGCTTCATTCACTTGAAATTTACTTTCACAGTGAACTACGTGCCACCCACCCTCGTTAACTCTCGCTAAACTGTGGACAGCAGCGAATCTGCAAGCAGGCAGAGTTTGTTACTTATTTTTTCGGAACGAATCTAAGTGCGGCAGAGTTGATGCAGTATCTAATTCCCAACGGCGGCGGACCATCATCAAAGACATGACCTAAATGTCCGTTGGATTCTTTAGCTCGCACTTCGGTGCGAATCATACCGTGAGAAAAATCAGGTTTTTCAACGACTGCATCGGGATCGATGGGCTTGGTGAAACTGGGCCACCCACACTCGGACTCAAATTTATCCTCGCTGGAAAACAACGGCTTCCCAGAAACGGCATCGACATAAATTCCAGGTTCGGTGTGATTCCAAAATGAATTGCGAAATGGTGGCTCTGTACCGTTCTCGACCATGATCCGATACTGCTCCGGTGTGAGCAATTTTTTCAGTTCCGCTTCATCTTCAGGTAATCCGCACTTTAATACTTTTTCACTCATAGGACTATAGTAGGACTTCTGCTTCCTTTAGTCCAGAGACCCGCAGAATTCATGTCACTCACCACTAAGCCTTGGTAATATCAAAGGAATATGAATAGATTTTTATCCATATCCATTTTGATAGTGATGTCTTTGTTTTCTTTCTCTGCGTTAGCATGGAATGTCGAACTCGGTGCCCAATACGGACACAAGACACAAACCTACGATACGAACAACTACAACGAATCGGAATCGATCACGGGTTCCATGTCATTATATATCTGGGAACGAATTGCTCTGGAATTAAGCTATACAGATGCGCAGTCCATCGTAGTTGCCAAAGCCTATGCTTCCGACCCAAAGCGTACGACAATTCAGAAATCACAGATTCTTGGTTCTGATTTAATCTTGATTCTCGCGGATAAAAAAGCGTTATTCCAGCCCTACGTCAAAGGCGGAATGGCACAAATCAGTCGTAAGCAGACCATCAAAATTGAAAACCAAGATACTTATGAAAATGAACCGGATAGCGCCATCGCTCCTTCATATGGTGTCGGTTTAAAAATCGTCCTGACAGAATCTATGGGTATTAAAATCAGTTACGACGCCTGGGAAACTCCCATCGGTGGAGGCTCTAAAACCAACGACTCTGCGATTCGGGCCGGCATAACGTGGATGCTATAAAGTATCTAGTTTTATTGTTTCCACTTTTAGCAGGTTGCCAAATTAATTATTTGGCAAGCTCTGCCTACAACCAAATGAAACTCCTTAACTCTCGCATCCCCATCGAAGAAGCGTTGAAAGATCCAAAGATTCCCGATGCAGATAAAAAGAAATTAGAACTGGCACAAAAAGCCCGCGCCTTTGCTGAAAATGATCTGCATCTAAAACCTACACAAAACTACACGAGCTACGTAAAACTGGATCGTCCCTATGCAACCTATGTGGTGAGCGCTGCCTACAAATGGGAATTAAAACATTATCAGTGGTCTTATCCGATCTTAGGAAAAATGCCCTACAAAGGCTACTTCAACGAACAAGACGCCAAAGCTGAAGCGCAAGAAATGCAAAAAGAAGACTTAGACACTTACATGCGTGGAGTAACAGCGTACTCAACTCTGGGGTGGTTCAAGGATCCTTTGTTGAGTTCGATGTTAAGCTATAAAGACTATGATTTGGTAAACACCATCATCCACGAAACGGTGCATGCCACGCTTTACATCAAAGGTAACGCTGACTTTAACGAATCGTTAGCCAGCTTCCTTGGCAACAAGGGAGCCGAACAGTATTACCTAAAAGAAGAGGGAGCAAACTCCCCCACTCTGGCGCAAATCAAAAAAGACAACGAAGATGACAAGATTTTTTCAAAGTTTATCAGCCAAGAATTAAAAGAGTTAGCAACGTGGTATAAAAACCTTCCAACCACAGAACGTGTCGAAGAAAAAAGGATGGCCCGCATTCAGGCCATCCAGGAAAAATTTAAAAAAGAAGTGCTTCCAACAATGCACACCAAGAACTATGAAAAGTTCACCAACGCCAAACTCAACAACGCCCGACTGTTAGTGTATAAAACCTATCTCCAAGACCTAGCCGACTTCGAAACCTTGTACCAACAAAGCGGCAAGAACTTCCAAATCTTCATCGAAAGATGCAAAGCTTTAGAGGGAGAAAAAGACCCCGCAAAAAAACTGAAGGAACTCATTGGCACGAAATCAGAAAATGAACTCAGCGCCAATAATCCATCAGCAGAAACCCAACAGGACCAAAAGAAAAAAGAATCCAAAATCCCAACGCACTAACGCGAACCAGAAAGGGAGCTGTTACCATGGGGTTCAAGGCAGCATCGCCGCGAACCCATCGGGATCTCAAGCGACCGCAAATTCCCCCCAAAGACAATTCGACACCGAATAATTAGTCTAACTTCCCAAAACCGCACCACGCGCACCGATGCGGAATCCAAGCCACCTCTTTCGAGTCACTCTCTATATATAGATCCAATTAAGCTTTTGATTTTTATATGCGATATAATCGATGTCATGACGAACGAGGCTTTGCGACGAGCTGTGGAGGGCTCCTCCGTCGAGTTCCGCAGGCCTTTGTAGTCAACACGCAGCAACTGCCCACCATCGAACCCAGATCGATTTTAAAATCCCAAAACCAACAAGAGCGAGGACTGTCCGAGTAAGGAGGAGCCCTCCACAGCTCGTCGCAAAGCCGGCGCTTGTTCCATAACAATCCCTTATACATCCCATAACAAAAGCAAGAAAAGCTAAATTAAATCATATATTTAGAGCCAATTTGACTCTGAAACAGTGGCACTGTCATTGCTATAGAGAAAGGTGTAGGCACGTTGGTTTGGGGGAACGAATTTACGATGTGCAGGGGGAGTTGCCAAAGCTCTTCTGGGAAAAAAATTCAGGAAGTTAACCGAATTTATACAGAAGCGAGTCTTATATGCAGAAAGATCTAATAGGGTTATCGGATCTTGAACTGGTTGAAAAAGTGAAGTCTGGAGACAGAAGATCTTTTTCCGAACTCGTGAAACGACATCAGAGAAGTGTACTGCGACTGAGTTTGAGATTCATGAAGGACACGGATGCCGCGGAGGATGTGACTCAAGAAGCTTTCATCAAAGCTTACGAGAAACTAAATTCCTTTGAGGGTCGTGCTTCTTTCAAGAGCTGGTTATTTCAGATCGCGGTAAATACTGCACGCAACAAATTGCGCGAATTCAAAAGAGACACTGTTGATTTTGAAGATGCGAATTTGGCAGTAGATGCGGAGGCTGAAAACACTCTCGTACACACGGCGGTTGCTGACATCCTTCAGAAAGAAGTAGAGAAGCTGCCGATGAAACAAAAGACAGCTTTGGTTCTGCGCGTGTATGAGGATCTTAGCTTTAATGAAATTGCTGATATTATGGAATGTCCATATGACACAGCGAAGGCGAATTACCGCCATGCCTTATTGAAATTACGTCAGACTTTTGAGGAACAAGGTGACCTTAGAAGCTGGAGTGAAGAAGTTGGTGGCTTCTTCCAAACATACGCTGAAGCGGAAGGATAAAAAGCGAATGGATCAAAGAGAGACCATGAATCGTTTAGATAAAGTCCGCAAAAATCTGAAGGCCAATGACGACCTTGAGATGACTATGAGTGATGATTTTTTTGATCGGCTCCATGATAAAATTATGATGGAGGTCGAACATAAAGTGATCGAGCCGACGCCTATGCTGATGCGACCGCGAAATTTGTTGCGCGCTCATTGGCGGGGTTGGCTTTATCCCGCCGGGGGCATCATGTCTGTCATACTTATGACAGTATTTTTAGCTCCCCAATTGGCTAAGGTAAATCAGGGTATGCAGCGTGCCGGCTTACTTAGCGACGGACGCGAAAGAATTGTCACGGAAGCGATTTTATCTCCTGAATACTTGTCCCAGACTTTAATCTCCAGTCAGACGGATTCTGACTTTTTTGTGGACGTAGCCCGCGAATCATCTGAAAATTTCAAAGTAGCTAAACTTCAAAAAATTATGGGTGGCAGAACAACACGCTAGTCACCCTTCAGGTGAAGATCGTGCGCTTGTTTTTTTCATCTCTTATTCTTTCAGCTTTCATGATGCAGCCTTTAGCTGTTTTCGCTCAGAGTACGTCTGCACCAAAGCGAAATCAGCTTGAGGAGCTCATGATCTGGAAAATGAGCGATGAGCTAAAACTAACAGCTAACGAAGAAAAGAAATTTTCTGAAATCATCAAAGACCTTAATAAAAAGAAAGCTGATCTGAATCGCACTTTGCAATCGTCACTTGATACCTTGGTGAGTAGCAAAGATGCCAAGAAGCGCGAGTCAGAATTTGCTTCTTATAAAAAGACACTTCAAGCATTTAACAAAATCAGCGAAGATGAGTTGGACAAACTAAAATCTCTTTTGGGGACAGAACGTACGATTCAGTATCTTCAAATAAAACAAGACCTAGCTACAAGAATTAAAGCTACCTTGACCAATCCTGATGCTACAATGAAAGATGAAAAGAAGCCCTTACCGGCTCCAAAAGTTATCATCGAATAAATTGAGTAC is a window of Bdellovibrio sp. SKB1291214 DNA encoding:
- a CDS encoding PhoH family protein, which encodes MSKAKRRKVVVDTNVILFDSQAIMRFGEADVHIPISVIEEVDRFKRDQGENGRNARQFSRFIDVLRGKGSLASGVQIENTEVMVYINTDYMLAGMPAEMDAQKADNRILNTALALQKQHPRYKVELITKDINLRIKADVYGVIATDYDANDINRDDLYEGYQELSITPAQIDSFYKEKRFETDVKLYANQYVIMKDASNPNHSAIGRYSLEAKAVVPLVQAADSIWGIHARNVEQAFALDCLLNDEIMFVSLVGKAGTGKTLMAIAAGLHKTLDQGQFQRLLVSRPIFPMGRDIGYLPGDIEQKLNPWMQPIFDNVEFLMGADKKAAGRAQELINQGMLNIEPLTYIRGRSIPKQYLIVDEAQNLTPHEIKTIVTRAGQGTKVVLTGDVYQIDNPYVDSANSGLTYAVERFKGHAIAAHVTLTKGERSPLAELAANIL
- a CDS encoding PilZ domain-containing protein, which produces MGKVLDITQRLRTQNSLEIGHKGSKGEVLDMTEARQEMLSRERRDVKRTILTEFVGAFVVLPEQGLMKVALYDISENGLAFDMDLQEGSFQLDEEVAMRVYLNHSTYFPFTINVSNVRVIEDEGTVRHGANFVKGTLNDVALHHFVKFIENVSASLKTDSGDVQVSNIS
- a CDS encoding cell envelope integrity protein TolA — its product is MKRIHAFIFVTMAISLLLHLGLITGVIVFGPLFETPKAETIEVALDTPPTSAPAKNSTKNEQQIVRQALAPDKLKVQEDETLARFLSEQRQRVKQETQAADSGMTENRTNTSTLPKKSAEKPAKQAQQKVDIDKTQPDKDGYRTVDITKDLAEMNALNHGQSTVGESLPTDVKIGSFTALNTDRYLFYSFYARIEELVRYRWETRVQTAINGMDPAMAMNLSRRNWNTQVEFLLDKRGFLQKAMILKESGVKGFDAAAVNAFKEARVFPNPPQEMVEEDGFIHLKFTFTVNYVPPTLVNSR
- the msrB gene encoding peptide-methionine (R)-S-oxide reductase MsrB produces the protein MSEKVLKCGLPEDEAELKKLLTPEQYRIMVENGTEPPFRNSFWNHTEPGIYVDAVSGKPLFSSEDKFESECGWPSFTKPIDPDAVVEKPDFSHGMIRTEVRAKESNGHLGHVFDDGPPPLGIRYCINSAALRFVPKK
- a CDS encoding outer membrane beta-barrel protein; this encodes MNRFLSISILIVMSLFSFSALAWNVELGAQYGHKTQTYDTNNYNESESITGSMSLYIWERIALELSYTDAQSIVVAKAYASDPKRTTIQKSQILGSDLILILADKKALFQPYVKGGMAQISRKQTIKIENQDTYENEPDSAIAPSYGVGLKIVLTESMGIKISYDAWETPIGGGSKTNDSAIRAGITWML
- a CDS encoding aminopeptidase — translated: MKLLNSRIPIEEALKDPKIPDADKKKLELAQKARAFAENDLHLKPTQNYTSYVKLDRPYATYVVSAAYKWELKHYQWSYPILGKMPYKGYFNEQDAKAEAQEMQKEDLDTYMRGVTAYSTLGWFKDPLLSSMLSYKDYDLVNTIIHETVHATLYIKGNADFNESLASFLGNKGAEQYYLKEEGANSPTLAQIKKDNEDDKIFSKFISQELKELATWYKNLPTTERVEEKRMARIQAIQEKFKKEVLPTMHTKNYEKFTNAKLNNARLLVYKTYLQDLADFETLYQQSGKNFQIFIERCKALEGEKDPAKKLKELIGTKSENELSANNPSAETQQDQKKKESKIPTH
- a CDS encoding RNA polymerase sigma factor, with amino-acid sequence MQKDLIGLSDLELVEKVKSGDRRSFSELVKRHQRSVLRLSLRFMKDTDAAEDVTQEAFIKAYEKLNSFEGRASFKSWLFQIAVNTARNKLREFKRDTVDFEDANLAVDAEAENTLVHTAVADILQKEVEKLPMKQKTALVLRVYEDLSFNEIADIMECPYDTAKANYRHALLKLRQTFEEQGDLRSWSEEVGGFFQTYAEAEG